TAGCGAGACAAATAAATTGAAAATCGAATTATGGTATACTCCAACTCATTATGGAGATACTGAAGCAGATGTAGCATTATTGGTTAAAGAAGCATGGGAAGAAACTGGAATGATTGAAGTAGATATTAAGAGTGCAGAATGGACAACATATGTAGATCAGTCTAGAAAAGGAATAATGGGTATAAGCTTATTTGGATGGTATCCAGATTATATCGATCCAGATGATTATACTACAGCATTTGTTAATGCTTCATGGCTTGGATATGCCTATGCAAATGCAGAATTATCAAAAATATTAAAAGATGCTTCAGTTCTACCTACGGTTGAAGAAAGAACACCGCTTTATGAGAGAGCTCAAAGAATATGGGCTGAGGATGCAGCTATAATTCCAATGTTCCAAGGAAAACTTGTAATAGTATCTAAACCAAATGTTGACGGTATATATCTTGATCCAACAATGCTTCTCAGATATTGGCTATTCTTCTTTACTGGATAGACGCTAAATCCCCTTTTTTTATTTTTTTAAAATTTATATCTTTGTTTTTTATGGAGTTTCAGATATGGTGTCTTTAAAAATATATGTTGCAACAAGAGCTTTATTAACCATACCGACAATTATAATATTGCTAACAATAGTTTTTATTGTTATGAGAATTCTTCCAGGAGATCCAGTAACTGCTATAGTTGGTATGAAAGCACCTCCAGAACAGATTCAAGAATTGAAAAGAGAATTAGGTTTAATAGATGACTTAGGCAATCCAATACCACTTTATATTCAATATTTTAATTATTTTTCTGGAATAATTAAAGGAGATTTTGGGAAATCATTGATATGGGGTAAAAGACCTGTAATTGTAGAAATTCTAGAGCATTTTCCAGCAACGATTGAACTTAGCATTATGGGTTTCATTGTTAGTTTATTAATAGGTTTAATATCTGGAGTTTATTCAGCTCATAAATATTCATCTTGGATTGATTCGACAATTAGAGTTTATGGAATTATCTCTTATGCATTATTTATACCATGGATTGGAATGCTTTTTCAAATGCTTTTTGGAGTACAATTAAAAATTTTGCCTGTTGCTGGTAGAATTGATCCAGGAATGGAGCCACAACAAATTACAGGTTTATTCTTATTAGATAGTATAATCACTTCTAATATGCCAAGCTTCATTAGTTCATTAAAACATTTGATCCTCCCATCGATTACACTTGGAATTGTTTTATCAGGAATATTTACTAGATTAACTAGAGGAGCTATGCTGGAAGTTCTTTCACAAGATTTTATAACAGCTGCAAAAGCAAGAGGTTTACCCAATAGAAAAATTTTATTGCATGCATTAAAAAATGCTTTTATACCAATTTTAACAATGATGGGTTTGCAATTTGCTTTACTTTTAACAGGTGCTATATTAACTGAAACAACTTTTTCATGGCCTGGAATAGGGACTTTTTTAATGGAAAGAATAAATTATAGAGATTATACTACTGTTCAAGGAACAGTAGTTTTCTTTGCAATAATAATATCACTTGTAAGTCTTATAGTTGATTTAATATATGCATACATTGATCCAAGGATAAGGTACTAGGTGAAGATAATGGAAATAATAAATTTCCTTAATAAGCTTTTAAGAAAAATTGTTCCACGCGGATCAGGAGCAAAATTAGTAATCATAGGTTTTTCCATTGTAGCTTTAATAATTTTTATTGCTATTTTTGCTCCTTTCTTAACAAGTTATAATCCTACTAAATCTGTTGGATTATCTCTTCAACCACCTTCAATAAAACATTTAATGGGAACAAATAGATTAGGATATGACATGTTTAGTAGAATAGTTTATGGTGCAAGAACAATTTTAATAGTAGTAATTTTATCAACTATTATTTCTTTATCTATTGGTTTACCTCTTGGATTGTTATCTGGATATTTTAGTGGGATAATAGATCGTATACTATCAATAATAATGGATAGCATTTATGCTTTTCCAGGATTAATTTTAGCTATTGCTGTTGCAGCTGTTATAGGACCTGGAGTGATTAATACAGCTTTAGCTATAGCTATAGTTTATATACCAACATATTATAGAATGGCAAGAGGTCAAACTCTTTCAATTAGAGAACAATTATACATTGAAGCTGTAAAAGCTATTGGAGCAAAAGATAGAACTATTATGATAAAGCATATTCTTCCAAATCTTTTACCAACAATGACAATTGTATTTTCTTTAAGTGTTGCAGACGCAATTCTTACAGAAGCAAGTTTAAGCTTTTTAGGATTAGGAGTTACTGCTCCAACACCTGATTGGGGATATGATCTTAGAGCTGGAAAAGAATTTCTTCCAGCAGGATATTGGTGGCTAATAACTTTCCCAGGTTTCTTTATAATATTATTAACTATTGGATTTAGTTTTATAGGAGAAGGATTAAATGAAATATTAAATCCAAGAATGAAAGTGAGACCTTAATGGAAAAACTTTTAATCATTGAAAATTTAAAAACATATTATCAAACATTAAGTGGAATTATTAAAGCAGTTGATAATGTTACTCTATCACTTCATAAAGGCGAATTTTTAGGGATTGTAGGTGAATCTGGCTCAGGAAAATCGACACTTGGATTATCTATACTTAAGCTTATTCCACCACCTGGAAAAATAATAGATGGAAAAATAATCTTGAATGGAATAAATATAATCGAATTAAACGAGAAAGAAATGCAAAAAATTAGAGGGAAAAAAATAGGAATGGTTTTTCAAGATCCTACAACTTCCCTTAATCCACTTCAGAAAGTTGGAGAACAATTGATTGAAACATTGATCATTCATGAAAAAATTTCTAAAAAAGAAGCTAAAGAAAAAGCTGAATCTTTATTTGAAAAAGTTGGAATCCCTAAAGAAAGATTTAATGATTATCCACATCAATTAAGTGGAGGAATGAGACAAAGGGTAATGATTGCAATTGCGATATCATTAAATCCAGACCTTATAATTGCAGATGAGCCTACAACTGCTTTAGATGTTATAGTTCAAGCACACATATTAGATCTTTTAAAAAATTTAATGGAAACTTATAATTTATCAATAATATTAATAACACATGATCTTAGTATAGTTTTAGAAAGATGCCATAAGGTAGCTGTAATGTATGCTGGAAATATAGTTGAATATACAAACACTTATGAAATTTATGAAAAACCTTTTCATCCATACACAATTGGATTATTACAATCCATTCCAAATATAAAATTGGATGAGCAAAGAATTAATTTCATTCCAGGAAATCCACCAGATTTAATAAATCTACCTAAAGGATGTAGATTCTTTCCAAGATGTGTAAAAAGAATGGAAAAATGTAAAGAATATAATCCAGAATTAATAGAAGTAGATAAAGAGCATTTTGTTAGATGCTTTTTATATGAGTGATAAAAAATGGACGATTTACTTCAAGTAATAAATCTTAAAAAATATTTTCCAGTTGAAAAAAGCTTCTTAGAAAAAATTTTTACAAGAGTAAGACAATACGTGAAAGCAATAGATGGAATATCTTTTACAATAAAAAGAGGAGAAATATTTTCTTTAGTAGGAGAGAGTGGATGTGGAAAAACAACTACTGGAAGAACTATTCTTAGACTTATAGAGCCTACTGAAGGAAAAATATTTTTTGAAAACATTGAAATAACAAATCTTAAGATTAATGAACTTAGGAAATTAAGAAAGAAAGTGCAAATAATTTTTCAAGATCCCTATGCTTCTTTAAATCCTAGAATGAAAATAGGAGAAGCAATAATTCATCCATTAGAAATACATGGAATAGGTAATAAAAGTGAAAGAAAAGAAATGGCTTTAGAAATGCTTGAAAAAGTTGGTTTAAGTCCACCTAAAGATTTTTGTGATTTATATCCACATCAAATTAGTGGAGGACAAAGGCAAAGAGTAGCAATTGCGAGAGCAATGATTGTTCACCCAGATTTTATTGTAGCCGATGAGCCTGTTTCAATGATAGATGTTTCCCTTAGAGCTTCAATTTTAGAACTTATGATGAATTTGAAAAAAGAATTCAATTTAACATATTTATTTATAACACATGATTTAGCTGTAGCAAAGTATATTTCTGATAGGATTGCAGTAATGTATCTTGGAAAAATTGTTGAAATGGGTAGTAAAAAAGATGTTTTTTCTAAACCAAAGCATCCTTATACTCTTGCTTTACTTTCTTCAGTACCTATTCCAAATCCAATGTATAAAGGTGAAAGAATAATTTTAAAAGGAGAAGTGCCTAGCCCAATAAATCCTCCAAAAGGTTGTAGATTTCATCCAAGATGCCCATATGCTAAGGAAAAATGTTCTAAAGAAGAGCCAATATTAATAGAAACAAATAGAGAACATTATGTAGCTTGTCATTTTCCTTTATAATAATTAACCATAAATTTTTATTCTGTCAATATATTTTTTAATAAGAAGTTTTTCAAGTTCACTAGAAAGTTTTTGATCTAAACTTTTTTGCTTTTCTGAAAGAAAACTTAATGGTTTATTAGAAAAAGTTATAGGTCCTTCAACAATTATTGGCTTATTCAATTCATCTATTGGAACAGGTTTAATATTCATAAGTTTTTTAATAGCTTCTCTAGGAGGGAGACTAAGTATTTCAATAGCTTCTCTTTTTGATAAATCTCTAAAACCATATAATGGATAATTTTTTAATCTTTTTATTTCTCCAAAATCTTCTAAAGAAATACCATAGCCAACATTTCTAAATGGGTCCAATTGCCAGATTTTTAAACGCCATGCTTTATTTCTATGAATGAAATATAAATCGATAAATCCTTTATCATCTATTCCACTTAATACTTTCCATCCGTAAGGGTCTTCATTATATTTTTTATGTATTTCTTTCATTATTTCTTCGATGGTTTTAATGTTCATAGGAAATTCCTCTGGAATTCATCCTTTTTTATATATTCATTTAATAAAAAATTTTTATTAAAAAATTGTTATTAAGTAATTTTTAAAATTTTTTATCCAAGAATATCTCCAAGTATAAAGAAAACCGATGCTATACTCATAACCATTATTATCATAAAAACAGTAGGCAAATAAAATCCATCTACAATAGCTTCATAAATTAATATTAATACCATCATTACTATAAAGGATATATACCCTACTCTCCTTTTAATAGCATGTATTATTGTAAATATTATTATTGCTAACATTACTAAAGTAGGAATTGCCATTTTACCTCACTCTTTTAATTAAAAATAGTTTAGGATTAATTTATATATTTTTCATTTATCTTTATGCAATTTTTCTTTCCCTAATTTTAAACCTAGTTCAAATGCTTTAATATTGTTTTCTACTTCTCTTGGTGAAGTAATTTTTATTGCTTCATGCAAACTCTCTTCTTTCAATTTAAGTACTCCTAATCCAGTAGCAATTCCAATTAGCATAACATTTCCAAAAACAACATTTCCAAAATTTTCTCTACTTAATTGAGAAACATTAAAAACATAGATTTTCTTAGCAAAAGGCTCTATTCTTTTAATGATTTCATCCATGGTTGGATAATGAATATTTAAAACATATGAATAAACAGGTATTAAAGGATGATTATTTATTATAAAAATTGTTTTATCTTTTCTAGCATAATAAATAGCTCTAAGCGCTTCTAATTGTTCAAAAGCAATAATAAGATCAGCATTAGCTTGCATTATTCCTGGAGATGAAACTTCATTTTCTGAACCAAACCTAACGAATGCAGGTATTATTCCCCCTCTTTGAGCAAGACCATGCAATTGAACTCCTCTAACATAATATCCTTCAATATTAGCAGCTCTAGCTATAATCACTTGTGTCGTTAATACCCCTGTACCCCCAACTCCCATTAATAATACATCATATTTCATTCCTTTTCACCTCTTTTTAATAGAATGTATAGCTCCTTCAGGACATATTTGCATGCATACACTACAGCCTGTACACATATCTAAATCTATATAATAAATTGTTTCTTCATTCTTAATTGTTTTCATTATTGCAGGACAAGCAAAATCTCTAATACATATATCACATTTTGTACATTTTTCTTTATCTATTTGAAATTTAGGAATTTCAATTCCTTTTTCACGGAATTTTCTAGTAGTTAATAATCTACATTCTCCTCTACTAATTAATACTCTTAAACCATCAATTTTTCTTAATTCTTGTAAAGCTTGAATCAATTGTTTTTGATTAAATGAATTTGCTATTCTCATTTCAGCTCCAATAGCTTTAATTATTTCTTCAATTTTTATTGGTTCTACTTTATCTCCCATTCCAGTAAACCCAGAACCTGGATGAGGTTGATGACCAGTCATTGCAGTAACAGTATTATCTAAAATAACTACAAGCGGAGCTTTACTATTATTAAATTTGCAATTTATTATTGCAGGTATAGAAGCATGGAAAAATGTAGAATCTCCAACAAAAGCAACAGTTTCTTGATCGCTTACTATATTTATTCCATGAGCAATACCAACGCTTGCACCCATGCTAATAACATAATCTTGCATATTAAATGGCTCATATATTCCTAAAACATAGCACCCAATATCTCCAGCATAAA
The Nitrososphaerota archaeon DNA segment above includes these coding regions:
- a CDS encoding ABC transporter permease — translated: MVSLKIYVATRALLTIPTIIILLTIVFIVMRILPGDPVTAIVGMKAPPEQIQELKRELGLIDDLGNPIPLYIQYFNYFSGIIKGDFGKSLIWGKRPVIVEILEHFPATIELSIMGFIVSLLIGLISGVYSAHKYSSWIDSTIRVYGIISYALFIPWIGMLFQMLFGVQLKILPVAGRIDPGMEPQQITGLFLLDSIITSNMPSFISSLKHLILPSITLGIVLSGIFTRLTRGAMLEVLSQDFITAAKARGLPNRKILLHALKNAFIPILTMMGLQFALLLTGAILTETTFSWPGIGTFLMERINYRDYTTVQGTVVFFAIIISLVSLIVDLIYAYIDPRIRY
- a CDS encoding ABC transporter permease yields the protein MEIINFLNKLLRKIVPRGSGAKLVIIGFSIVALIIFIAIFAPFLTSYNPTKSVGLSLQPPSIKHLMGTNRLGYDMFSRIVYGARTILIVVILSTIISLSIGLPLGLLSGYFSGIIDRILSIIMDSIYAFPGLILAIAVAAVIGPGVINTALAIAIVYIPTYYRMARGQTLSIREQLYIEAVKAIGAKDRTIMIKHILPNLLPTMTIVFSLSVADAILTEASLSFLGLGVTAPTPDWGYDLRAGKEFLPAGYWWLITFPGFFIILLTIGFSFIGEGLNEILNPRMKVRP
- a CDS encoding ABC transporter ATP-binding protein; its protein translation is MEKLLIIENLKTYYQTLSGIIKAVDNVTLSLHKGEFLGIVGESGSGKSTLGLSILKLIPPPGKIIDGKIILNGINIIELNEKEMQKIRGKKIGMVFQDPTTSLNPLQKVGEQLIETLIIHEKISKKEAKEKAESLFEKVGIPKERFNDYPHQLSGGMRQRVMIAIAISLNPDLIIADEPTTALDVIVQAHILDLLKNLMETYNLSIILITHDLSIVLERCHKVAVMYAGNIVEYTNTYEIYEKPFHPYTIGLLQSIPNIKLDEQRINFIPGNPPDLINLPKGCRFFPRCVKRMEKCKEYNPELIEVDKEHFVRCFLYE
- a CDS encoding ATP-binding cassette domain-containing protein; the protein is MDDLLQVINLKKYFPVEKSFLEKIFTRVRQYVKAIDGISFTIKRGEIFSLVGESGCGKTTTGRTILRLIEPTEGKIFFENIEITNLKINELRKLRKKVQIIFQDPYASLNPRMKIGEAIIHPLEIHGIGNKSERKEMALEMLEKVGLSPPKDFCDLYPHQISGGQRQRVAIARAMIVHPDFIVADEPVSMIDVSLRASILELMMNLKKEFNLTYLFITHDLAVAKYISDRIAVMYLGKIVEMGSKKDVFSKPKHPYTLALLSSVPIPNPMYKGERIILKGEVPSPINPPKGCRFHPRCPYAKEKCSKEEPILIETNREHYVACHFPL
- a CDS encoding indolepyruvate oxidoreductase subunit beta, translated to MKYDVLLMGVGGTGVLTTQVIIARAANIEGYYVRGVQLHGLAQRGGIIPAFVRFGSENEVSSPGIMQANADLIIAFEQLEALRAIYYARKDKTIFIINNHPLIPVYSYVLNIHYPTMDEIIKRIEPFAKKIYVFNVSQLSRENFGNVVFGNVMLIGIATGLGVLKLKEESLHEAIKITSPREVENNIKAFELGLKLGKEKLHKDK